One window of Paenibacillus sp. FSL K6-3182 genomic DNA carries:
- a CDS encoding TOMM precursor leader peptide-binding protein — MSAKMAIVGEGLLADYVTDLLSEFCEVERVSDLSFGVPETAELALVLSDGYDSASHLMAEEMFKQSGTPWLRGFVSFGEGVIGPLVIPGTAGCSQCADLRRLMAGNDRKEMWELQHLFMHGEVYPDIWSSRSGLLHVAHHIAVEAEHFLLNNKAHLANRVKLVHLQTLNSSVHFYLPDPLCTICGEIPDDSAIGSRIKLHPSPKISENSYRTRSMSELKAVLANDYLDNRTGFLNGKMIDLMSPFADSSIILPMFSGDEGCAGRTNSFADSEMTAILEGLERYCGISPRGKRTAVHDSYEHLSEIALDPVRVGVHEKEQYARPDFPFQPFDPSRKIDWVWGYSFLQEKPILVPELLAYYSSGCGHGFVYETSNGCALGGSLEEAIFYGILEVVERDSFLMTWYAQLPLDPIDPYSSGDLELTLMVERLRDVTQYDVHLFDSTMEHGIPSVWVLAKNRTENGVNMICAAGAHPDPVRAAKGAIHEIAGMLLAFNERLEENREQYERMLHDPFLVRRMDDHSMLYSLKEAEERLNFLLQNERPLRTFEEAFKPRPKHADLTDELNVFLKVFRELNLEVIVIDQTTQETLRNGLHCVKVLIPGMLPMTFGQHLVRLRGLERVLRIPAELGYIKERLTHELLNPYPHPFP; from the coding sequence GTGAGCGCTAAAATGGCAATTGTGGGCGAAGGGCTGCTCGCAGATTACGTAACCGATCTATTATCTGAATTTTGTGAGGTTGAACGAGTGAGCGATCTGTCGTTTGGTGTTCCAGAAACTGCAGAGCTTGCGCTCGTACTGAGCGATGGCTATGATTCAGCTTCTCATCTGATGGCAGAGGAAATGTTTAAGCAATCGGGGACACCATGGCTGCGCGGCTTTGTATCCTTTGGTGAGGGCGTAATTGGTCCGCTTGTCATTCCCGGGACAGCAGGCTGCTCGCAGTGCGCTGATCTGCGGCGTTTGATGGCTGGAAATGATCGAAAAGAAATGTGGGAGCTGCAGCATCTTTTTATGCACGGTGAAGTTTATCCGGATATTTGGTCTTCTCGAAGCGGGCTTCTGCATGTGGCTCATCATATTGCTGTTGAAGCTGAACATTTCCTCCTTAACAACAAGGCTCATCTCGCAAATCGTGTAAAGCTGGTACATTTGCAAACGCTCAACAGTTCGGTTCATTTTTATTTGCCTGATCCGCTTTGTACGATTTGTGGAGAAATACCTGATGATTCGGCTATAGGTTCGCGAATTAAGTTGCATCCAAGCCCCAAAATTAGCGAAAATAGCTATCGAACTCGTTCGATGAGTGAGCTGAAAGCTGTATTAGCCAATGATTATCTGGACAATCGCACAGGGTTTTTGAATGGAAAAATGATTGACCTGATGTCGCCGTTTGCGGATTCGAGCATTATTTTACCGATGTTTTCGGGAGATGAAGGCTGCGCTGGCCGTACAAATTCATTTGCAGACAGTGAAATGACAGCCATACTAGAAGGTTTAGAACGTTATTGCGGTATATCACCTAGAGGAAAGAGGACAGCGGTTCATGACAGCTATGAGCATTTGAGTGAGATTGCCCTTGATCCCGTTCGGGTAGGCGTGCATGAGAAGGAACAGTATGCGCGTCCCGATTTTCCATTTCAACCATTCGACCCGAGCAGAAAAATCGATTGGGTGTGGGGTTATTCTTTTTTGCAGGAGAAGCCTATTCTCGTGCCGGAGCTGCTCGCTTATTACAGCTCCGGCTGCGGCCACGGATTTGTATACGAAACCTCAAATGGCTGTGCTTTAGGAGGTAGCCTGGAGGAAGCTATTTTTTACGGAATACTGGAAGTAGTTGAACGGGATTCATTTCTCATGACCTGGTACGCACAGCTTCCGCTTGATCCTATAGATCCTTATTCCTCCGGAGATCTGGAATTAACCTTAATGGTGGAGCGTTTACGAGATGTCACCCAATATGATGTCCATTTATTCGATTCGACTATGGAGCATGGCATTCCAAGTGTATGGGTGCTTGCCAAAAACAGAACGGAAAATGGCGTTAATATGATTTGTGCTGCTGGGGCGCATCCCGATCCAGTGCGGGCAGCCAAAGGAGCCATCCATGAGATAGCGGGCATGCTGCTCGCGTTTAATGAGAGGTTAGAAGAAAACCGTGAGCAGTATGAACGTATGCTTCATGATCCTTTTCTAGTTCGGCGAATGGATGATCATTCGATGCTGTACAGCTTGAAGGAAGCTGAGGAACGTTTGAACTTCCTTCTTCAAAATGAGAGGCCGCTCCGTACATTCGAAGAGGCATTTAAACCAAGGCCAAAGCATGCAGATTTGACAGATGAATTAAACGTATTCCTCAAAGTTTTCCGTGAATTAAATTTAGAGGTTATCGTGATTGATCAAACGACGCAGGAAACGCTGAGAAATGGGCTCCATTGTGTAAAGGTGCTCATTCCAGGTATGCTCCCGATGACGTTTGGTCAACATCTTGTCCGCTTGAGAGGACTTGAGAGGGTGTTGCGAATACCAGCTGAGCTGGGTTACATCAAGGAGCGGTTAACGCATGAGCTGCTTAATCCTTATCCGCATCCGTTTCCATAA
- a CDS encoding putative thiazole-containing bacteriocin maturation protein, with translation MDPSMRLKVRGDTFFLPSSDGSVYFRNNIGSFRMEGNTIDQWIEKLIPVFNGEHSMHEITDGLTDQYRDHVYEIAKVLYANGYVQDVSQDRPHQLPSHIVKQYEAQIEFLDSFDGSGAYRFELFRKSSVLVVGDGNFLVSVVKSLLESGLPQFHFINMNSETTGPRRITELVHHYRPFDSEVKVEEISLPRDGGVEWSLVIQPYDAIFYVSDPEGGAELQSLNQVCLQNNKVLLPAIILGQAGLAAPLAYSNSEGDWESARRRVHYASIYKETNDYAGSSVAESLLANVIVFEWLKTAAGVTKLQNNKLFLLNLETLEGKWHPFLPHPLANEKQKAKKIEDYELLSEESTGKRDSSGLLPFFSQLTSMETGIFHIWEEGELRQLPLSQCRVQSVDPLTEGPALLLSEIVCNGIRHEEARREAGLAGIEAYVSRMANIFINQTPEIGSALEPVFMGVGAGVTIEEGVCRALQKYLSEEWIRQYKAEPPSITSIKLSHVEDERCRYYIKALTTMQGSPSFGISETLIGFPVVWLRTSDCWYHAVDLNETRALRRVLLGALLDIQNKDSLFKGKINQLASVNVKEDEVVNLSITECDPFEHREVLKNALMHLQNNQKRLLVYNLTSEAFFNEELAGVFGISLREETEE, from the coding sequence TTGGATCCTTCTATGCGCCTTAAAGTGAGAGGAGATACTTTTTTTCTCCCGAGCTCGGACGGAAGTGTCTATTTCCGCAACAATATTGGTTCATTTCGGATGGAAGGCAATACGATTGATCAATGGATAGAGAAATTAATTCCGGTGTTTAATGGCGAGCATTCGATGCATGAAATAACGGATGGATTGACAGATCAATACCGTGATCATGTTTATGAGATTGCAAAAGTGTTGTATGCGAATGGTTATGTCCAAGATGTGAGTCAAGATAGGCCGCATCAGCTTCCGAGCCATATTGTTAAGCAATATGAGGCTCAGATTGAATTTTTGGACAGCTTTGATGGGTCTGGGGCATACCGTTTTGAGCTGTTTCGAAAGTCCAGCGTGCTTGTTGTCGGGGACGGGAATTTTTTGGTGTCAGTAGTGAAATCATTACTTGAATCCGGCCTTCCTCAATTTCACTTCATCAATATGAACTCGGAAACGACGGGACCTAGACGAATTACGGAGTTGGTGCACCATTACAGACCATTCGATTCAGAGGTCAAGGTGGAAGAGATCAGCTTGCCGAGGGATGGGGGAGTGGAATGGTCGTTAGTAATACAGCCATACGATGCAATATTTTATGTGTCAGATCCAGAAGGGGGAGCTGAGCTTCAATCTCTTAACCAAGTATGTCTACAAAATAATAAAGTGCTGCTGCCGGCTATAATTCTAGGGCAGGCAGGTCTAGCGGCTCCGCTCGCCTATTCAAATTCGGAGGGTGACTGGGAATCAGCAAGGCGCAGAGTCCATTATGCTTCTATCTATAAGGAAACAAATGATTATGCTGGTTCATCTGTTGCGGAATCGCTGCTCGCTAACGTGATCGTTTTTGAATGGCTAAAAACAGCTGCAGGTGTAACGAAATTACAAAATAACAAACTTTTTCTGCTGAACCTAGAGACGCTGGAAGGCAAGTGGCATCCGTTTCTTCCCCATCCGTTAGCCAATGAAAAACAAAAGGCGAAGAAGATTGAAGATTATGAGCTTCTTTCGGAAGAGAGCACGGGAAAACGTGATTCAAGCGGATTACTCCCTTTTTTCAGTCAATTAACATCCATGGAGACGGGCATCTTTCATATTTGGGAGGAAGGAGAGCTTCGTCAGCTGCCGTTGTCGCAATGCCGGGTTCAGTCAGTTGATCCTCTAACAGAAGGCCCAGCGCTGCTGCTCTCGGAAATTGTATGCAACGGTATTAGACATGAGGAGGCACGCAGAGAAGCGGGGCTTGCTGGAATTGAAGCCTATGTGTCTCGTATGGCCAATATATTCATCAACCAGACTCCTGAAATTGGCTCTGCATTAGAGCCTGTGTTTATGGGCGTAGGAGCAGGGGTGACGATCGAGGAAGGCGTCTGCCGCGCTTTGCAAAAGTATTTATCCGAAGAATGGATAAGGCAATACAAAGCAGAACCTCCTTCTATCACATCGATAAAGCTTAGTCATGTTGAGGATGAACGATGTCGTTACTATATAAAAGCGCTAACCACGATGCAAGGATCCCCTTCCTTTGGCATCAGTGAGACTTTAATTGGTTTTCCAGTTGTATGGCTGAGAACTAGCGATTGCTGGTATCACGCAGTTGATTTAAATGAAACGAGGGCACTTCGCAGAGTTTTATTGGGCGCATTGCTGGACATTCAGAACAAAGATTCTCTCTTTAAAGGGAAAATAAATCAATTGGCTTCTGTAAATGTGAAGGAAGACGAAGTGGTGAACCTCTCCATAACCGAGTGTGATCCATTTGAGCATCGAGAGGTACTGAAGAATGCATTGATGCATCTACAAAATAACCAAAAGCGTCTTCTTGTGTATAACTTAACTTCGGAAGCTTTTTTCAATGAGGAGCTAGCGGGAGTATTCGGCATCTCGCTCCGAGAGGAGACAGAAGAGTGA
- a CDS encoding SagB family peptide dehydrogenase, giving the protein MSLKTFLHQLQYDPDKTKPQDVQIDWDNAPLPYKLYRHVPAFPLASDVPLTLTGKREHTMPTLRDIGHFLWYTFGLTQLSQSVLEQHAGEEWDDSLQLCRRFVPSGGGLYPSEVYLYLKLDELPKGIYHYDVAHHRLMLLRDGQFDRYLGNALGDRCDITNGFGAVFVSTYFWKNFYKYNNFSYRLQGLDAGLLVGQLLEVAKRYDFEAGVYFQFLDGAINHMLGLPDTEESVYAVIPLAIDANMEWFQHGDNVEKNISSDELCSMLPFIRHEQYMRSKKVLEYPLLIKLNEASIMESARAFKQLEGQQILASSRDVYALPSVNRMTYDLASVCRQRYSPENEYVLQTVSLTDLAELLQEIMNSYKYRNDLDGLVRSPPSRVHLYGCFYGVDGIQDGAYYYDDAAHALQLVRAGDQRPWLQYGMSLDNVNLFQVPLTFHVAGDLEHFHKELGFRGYRIQQMEAGMLVQRLLLAASALRMEGRPLLGFDVSSMNELYGLTPNGQTSLIQIPIGQCRPRSRLEGSLSQ; this is encoded by the coding sequence ATGAGTCTGAAGACTTTTTTGCACCAATTGCAATATGATCCAGACAAAACCAAACCTCAAGATGTACAAATTGATTGGGATAACGCTCCTCTACCGTACAAATTATATCGTCATGTACCGGCATTTCCTCTCGCTTCGGATGTTCCGCTTACTTTGACGGGCAAACGGGAACATACGATGCCAACGCTACGGGATATAGGCCATTTTCTTTGGTATACGTTCGGGCTGACACAGCTTAGCCAATCTGTTCTTGAACAACATGCAGGGGAGGAATGGGATGACTCCTTGCAGCTTTGTAGACGTTTTGTTCCATCAGGCGGAGGGCTGTATCCAAGCGAAGTATATCTTTATTTGAAGCTGGATGAATTACCTAAAGGAATTTATCATTATGATGTGGCACATCATCGTTTGATGCTGCTGCGTGATGGCCAATTTGATCGATATTTGGGCAATGCGCTAGGTGATCGGTGCGACATAACAAACGGCTTCGGAGCCGTATTTGTGTCCACTTATTTTTGGAAAAACTTTTATAAATACAATAACTTCTCCTATCGATTGCAAGGATTAGATGCTGGCTTGCTCGTTGGTCAGCTGCTTGAAGTGGCTAAACGTTATGACTTTGAGGCGGGTGTTTACTTTCAGTTTCTAGATGGTGCAATCAATCATATGCTTGGTCTACCTGACACAGAAGAAAGTGTATACGCTGTGATTCCTCTTGCGATAGATGCAAATATGGAATGGTTCCAACATGGTGATAACGTGGAAAAAAATATTTCTTCAGATGAATTATGCAGTATGCTTCCGTTCATTAGACATGAGCAGTACATGCGATCAAAAAAGGTATTGGAATATCCGTTGCTGATTAAGCTAAATGAAGCATCCATCATGGAATCCGCACGCGCGTTTAAACAGCTAGAGGGGCAGCAAATACTAGCCAGCAGTAGAGATGTTTATGCTTTACCGAGCGTAAATCGGATGACGTATGATCTAGCATCGGTATGCAGGCAGCGCTACTCGCCAGAAAATGAATATGTATTGCAAACCGTGAGTCTAACAGATTTGGCAGAACTATTGCAGGAGATCATGAATTCTTATAAGTATCGTAATGATTTGGATGGTTTAGTGCGGAGTCCACCGTCGCGCGTCCATTTATATGGCTGTTTTTATGGGGTTGATGGGATTCAAGATGGAGCGTATTACTATGATGATGCGGCTCACGCGTTGCAGCTTGTCCGTGCGGGTGACCAAAGGCCATGGCTTCAGTATGGCATGTCTTTGGATAACGTGAATTTATTCCAGGTGCCGCTTACTTTTCATGTGGCAGGTGATCTGGAGCATTTTCACAAGGAGCTGGGCTTTCGCGGCTATCGTATTCAACAAATGGAAGCGGGAATGCTCGTTCAACGTCTGCTGCTTGCCGCTTCCGCATTGAGAATGGAAGGACGCCCGCTGCTAGGATTCGATGTTAGCTCCATGAATGAACTTTATGGATTAACGCCAAATGGACAAACGAGTCTTATTCAAATTCCTATTGGCCAATGTCGACCTCGCTCACGACTCGAAGGCAGTTTGTCGCAATAG
- a CDS encoding YbjQ family protein encodes MLISTTPTIEGRPIQDYIGIVTGEAIMGANVVRDFFASITDIVGGRSGAYESKLKEARDVAIDEMKNQAAKIGANAIVAIDIDYEVVREGMLMVAVSGTAVRL; translated from the coding sequence ATGCTAATTTCAACAACACCAACAATAGAAGGCCGTCCTATTCAAGATTACATAGGAATCGTAACAGGAGAGGCGATTATGGGTGCAAATGTCGTTCGTGACTTTTTTGCATCGATTACAGACATCGTTGGAGGACGCTCCGGCGCGTATGAGAGCAAGCTGAAGGAAGCTCGTGACGTAGCCATTGATGAGATGAAAAATCAAGCTGCTAAGATTGGAGCAAATGCAATCGTTGCGATTGACATTGATTATGAGGTTGTGCGTGAAGGAATGTTAATGGTAGCTGTCAGCGGAACAGCAGTACGCCTGTAA
- a CDS encoding efflux RND transporter permease subunit, whose amino-acid sequence MKSIIRFSLNNKFALWILTLLVLFAGLYSGMNMKMETLPDITVPIVSVTTVLPGAAPEEVMEKITKPIEQRTRNLKGVKVISSTSYENASSVVIEYSYETDMEKAEAEVKNILSEIKLPTGTQTPSVSRISLNAFPVLAMSISNEKMNLEQLTKEIEENVLPRFQGIEGVASIQVSGQNVKEGELSFKTDKLKQIGLTEEMVKGIIQASAISVPLGIYEFGETEKALVVDGNITTESDLKNLVIVPGVKLSDVADLSIVGKAESISRTNGKDSIGFNVVKAADSNTVDVVNNVKAEIKELEGNNDGLSIVTTLDQGKPIEDSVHTMLSKAVIGALFAVIIIMIFLRDIRSTIIAVVSIPLSILIALLILSRMDITLNIMTLGAMTVAIGRVIDDSIVVIENVYRRMALPTEKMKGKELILDATKEMFVPILASTIVTIAVFLPLGLVSGMIGEMFLPFALTIVFALLASLLVAITVVPMLAHMMFRKGMKAGKAHHDKPGRLAEWYKGALRWSLDHKLVTFGLATLLLIGSLFLLPVIGTSFIAGDEQKMMIVSYNPAPGETLEQVEKMALEAEKKLLDREGVTVVQYAVGSQNPFSPGASKQALFNLSYDEDYAGFTAEKEKIVPMLQELGGKGEWKQQDFGGGGLGGSGISMLVYGPDMNTVQPIVDDLMKKLADHKDLKNIDSSLSETYEQYRLVANQEKLSQNGLTAGQIAMALSPVRERPVLTTVEVDGEEFNVYVKVDTKTYTNKSDLENVKLTTQLGTEVALKDVVTIEEGESPNTITRRDGRMYAEISADATSSDVGKVSAELQKMIDETDLPAGVDIEMGGVTEQINESFMQLGLAMLAAIAVVYLVLVITFGGGLTPFAILFSLPFTIIGALVALLIAGETLSVTAMIGALMLIGIVVTNAIVLVDRVIQKEREGLSVRESLIEAAGTRLRPILMTAIATVGALLPLAFGFESGGLISKGMAVTVIGGLTSSTLLTLIIVPIVYEFLNRKRKPRTAEEA is encoded by the coding sequence TTGAAGAGCATCATCCGATTTTCGCTTAATAACAAATTTGCTTTATGGATTTTGACGCTGCTTGTGTTATTTGCTGGACTTTATTCAGGAATGAATATGAAAATGGAAACGTTGCCCGATATTACGGTTCCAATCGTAAGCGTCACAACTGTATTGCCGGGTGCTGCACCTGAAGAGGTAATGGAGAAAATTACGAAGCCGATTGAGCAGCGGACTCGCAATCTTAAAGGTGTTAAAGTCATTAGCTCAACATCCTATGAGAATGCTTCATCTGTCGTTATTGAGTACTCCTATGAGACAGATATGGAAAAGGCGGAAGCGGAAGTTAAAAATATCCTCTCCGAGATTAAGCTTCCAACAGGAACGCAAACCCCATCCGTTTCACGGATCAGCTTGAATGCATTCCCTGTCCTTGCGATGAGTATCTCCAATGAAAAGATGAATTTGGAGCAGCTTACGAAGGAAATAGAAGAAAATGTGTTGCCGCGCTTTCAAGGTATTGAAGGTGTAGCGAGCATTCAAGTTTCTGGACAAAATGTTAAGGAAGGTGAACTATCCTTCAAAACGGATAAGCTAAAGCAAATCGGCTTAACCGAAGAGATGGTGAAAGGCATCATCCAAGCGTCAGCTATTTCTGTACCGCTAGGTATTTATGAATTTGGCGAGACAGAGAAGGCGCTGGTCGTTGATGGAAACATAACGACAGAGAGTGATTTGAAAAACTTAGTCATCGTGCCAGGTGTTAAGCTTAGCGATGTTGCTGATTTAAGCATCGTAGGCAAAGCAGAGTCTATTTCTCGTACGAATGGCAAAGACTCCATTGGTTTTAACGTAGTCAAAGCGGCTGATTCGAATACGGTTGACGTTGTTAATAATGTAAAAGCAGAAATAAAAGAGCTTGAAGGCAATAATGATGGTTTGTCTATTGTAACGACACTTGATCAAGGCAAGCCGATCGAGGATTCCGTTCACACGATGTTAAGCAAGGCGGTAATCGGCGCATTGTTCGCTGTCATTATCATTATGATTTTCTTGCGCGATATTCGTTCCACGATTATTGCTGTTGTTTCGATTCCACTTTCCATCCTGATCGCTCTTCTGATTTTGAGTCGGATGGATATTACACTGAACATTATGACACTTGGTGCGATGACCGTCGCGATTGGGCGGGTAATCGATGATTCGATTGTCGTTATCGAGAATGTATATCGACGAATGGCGCTCCCTACAGAGAAGATGAAGGGCAAGGAATTAATTCTTGATGCGACGAAGGAAATGTTCGTACCGATTTTGGCTTCCACAATCGTAACGATAGCCGTATTCTTGCCTCTTGGACTTGTTTCGGGCATGATTGGTGAAATGTTCTTGCCGTTTGCATTAACGATTGTATTTGCTCTACTAGCATCATTGCTTGTTGCCATTACGGTTGTACCAATGCTGGCGCATATGATGTTCCGCAAAGGGATGAAAGCAGGCAAGGCGCATCACGATAAGCCGGGCCGCTTAGCGGAATGGTACAAAGGTGCACTTCGCTGGTCTCTTGATCATAAATTGGTTACTTTTGGTTTAGCAACACTTCTACTTATCGGAAGCTTGTTCCTGCTCCCAGTGATTGGAACGAGCTTCATCGCTGGCGACGAGCAGAAAATGATGATTGTTTCCTATAATCCAGCACCTGGAGAAACACTTGAACAGGTAGAGAAAATGGCTCTTGAAGCTGAAAAGAAATTGCTCGATCGTGAAGGTGTTACAGTCGTGCAATATGCAGTCGGCAGCCAAAATCCATTTAGCCCTGGAGCTTCAAAACAAGCGTTATTTAACCTTAGCTATGATGAGGATTATGCTGGTTTTACTGCTGAGAAAGAAAAAATTGTACCTATGCTGCAAGAGCTAGGCGGCAAAGGCGAATGGAAACAGCAGGATTTCGGAGGCGGAGGTCTTGGCGGATCGGGCATATCGATGCTTGTGTATGGTCCGGATATGAACACGGTTCAGCCTATCGTGGATGACCTTATGAAGAAGCTTGCAGATCATAAGGATTTGAAAAATATTGATTCCAGCTTATCAGAAACGTATGAGCAGTATCGCCTTGTAGCTAATCAAGAGAAGCTTAGTCAAAACGGATTAACAGCAGGCCAGATTGCAATGGCACTTAGTCCGGTTCGCGAGCGTCCCGTTCTGACGACAGTAGAAGTGGATGGCGAGGAATTTAACGTTTATGTGAAGGTTGATACAAAAACCTATACGAATAAATCAGATCTAGAGAATGTGAAATTGACTACTCAGTTAGGTACTGAAGTTGCTTTGAAAGATGTCGTGACTATCGAAGAAGGTGAATCGCCAAATACGATAACAAGACGTGATGGTCGTATGTATGCTGAGATTTCAGCAGATGCAACTTCATCTGACGTCGGCAAGGTTTCGGCAGAATTGCAGAAAATGATTGATGAGACTGATCTTCCTGCTGGCGTCGATATCGAAATGGGCGGAGTAACGGAGCAGATCAATGAGTCATTTATGCAGCTAGGCTTAGCAATGCTTGCAGCGATTGCTGTCGTTTATCTCGTGCTTGTCATTACATTTGGTGGAGGACTTACACCATTCGCAATTCTGTTCTCCCTTCCGTTTACGATTATCGGTGCACTAGTAGCACTGTTAATTGCAGGAGAAACACTGAGCGTTACCGCAATGATCGGTGCCCTGATGCTCATTGGTATCGTGGTCACGAATGCGATCGTCCTTGTTGACCGTGTTATTCAAAAAGAGAGAGAAGGACTTTCCGTCCGCGAATCACTTATTGAAGCAGCGGGTACACGTCTTCGTCCGATTCTAATGACGGCGATTGCAACCGTTGGTGCATTGCTTCCGCTTGCATTTGGATTCGAATCAGGCGGTTTGATTTCTAAAGGTATGGCGGTTACCGTAATTGGCGGCTTGACGAGTTCAACACTGCTCACGCTCATTATCGTACCTATCGTTTATGAGTTCTTGAACCGTAAACGCAAACCACGCACTGCAGAAGAAGCATAA
- a CDS encoding DUF3889 domain-containing protein, with protein sequence MIINIVIKAVFALLSFTHTEVFATEAVHLHAEPAYAKWGKLAMQETSKAYEDASIVNYKYEGRKKLTNGESEECFVLLLNRDAKQFAIRVTIRINTITDKLIDVELKEQMNGT encoded by the coding sequence ATGATAATTAATATTGTAATTAAGGCTGTGTTCGCACTGCTTAGCTTTACGCATACGGAAGTGTTTGCAACAGAAGCGGTTCATTTGCATGCGGAGCCGGCCTACGCAAAGTGGGGAAAGCTGGCCATGCAAGAAACGTCAAAAGCATACGAGGATGCTTCAATTGTTAATTACAAATACGAAGGAAGAAAAAAGCTAACTAATGGAGAATCAGAGGAATGTTTTGTTCTACTGTTAAATAGAGATGCCAAGCAATTTGCTATTCGCGTTACGATTAGAATAAACACGATTACGGACAAACTCATAGATGTGGAATTGAAAGAGCAAATGAATGGAACTTAA
- a CDS encoding ABC transporter ATP-binding protein — MIEIKQLSKTFGTFQALKSIDLTIPKGTVFGFVGPNGAGKSTTMSILATLMIPTSGIAKVDGFDVTKHPHEVRKRIGYMPDFFGVYDQFKTLEYLHFYGASYGIPKAEREQLIPQLLELVNLSDKKDAYVDSLSRGMKQRLCLARCLVHDPELLILDEPASGLDPRARIEMREILRELKSMGKTIIISSHILPELAEMVDEIGVIEHGEMIAIGNVADIQNRLRVKRFLHVRLVDRESEAELFLRDRPYVNRIFRDERGIQIHFGGQDAEQSQLLHDLVAAGFQLISFSEAQTNLEDVFLEITKGGDGLE, encoded by the coding sequence ATGATTGAAATCAAACAGCTTTCCAAAACATTCGGAACGTTTCAAGCGCTTAAATCGATAGATCTAACAATTCCGAAGGGAACGGTATTTGGTTTTGTTGGGCCCAATGGGGCAGGAAAATCAACGACGATGTCTATTCTTGCGACATTAATGATACCGACCTCAGGCATCGCAAAAGTAGACGGATTTGACGTGACCAAACATCCGCATGAGGTGCGTAAGCGAATTGGATATATGCCGGATTTTTTTGGTGTGTATGACCAATTCAAAACGTTAGAATATTTGCATTTCTATGGCGCCAGCTATGGTATACCGAAGGCGGAGCGGGAGCAGCTGATTCCGCAATTGCTGGAGCTGGTCAATTTGAGTGATAAAAAAGATGCTTACGTTGACTCGCTGTCTCGGGGGATGAAGCAGCGGCTTTGCTTGGCACGCTGCCTCGTTCATGATCCAGAGCTGCTTATTTTGGATGAGCCTGCTTCCGGTCTTGATCCTCGAGCACGGATTGAGATGAGAGAGATATTGCGAGAGCTGAAGTCAATGGGGAAAACGATCATCATTTCTTCACATATATTGCCTGAGCTCGCCGAAATGGTAGATGAAATCGGCGTCATTGAGCATGGTGAAATGATTGCGATCGGAAATGTCGCAGATATTCAAAATAGATTGCGTGTCAAACGTTTCCTGCATGTGAGATTAGTTGATCGGGAGTCAGAAGCGGAGCTGTTTTTGCGTGATCGCCCTTATGTTAACCGAATTTTTCGAGATGAACGTGGAATACAAATTCACTTTGGCGGACAGGATGCCGAGCAATCGCAGCTGCTTCATGATCTGGTTGCTGCAGGTTTTCAGCTGATCTCCTTCAGTGAAGCACAGACGAATCTTGAGGATGTGTTTTTGGAAATTACGAAAGGGGGAGACGGACTCGAATGA
- a CDS encoding heterocycloanthracin/sonorensin family bacteriocin has protein sequence MNEFKNDLQNLNMDAFKSSGMTPNAGQGQMDPNNARLCIGFCIGFCIGFCSCGGCGGCGGCGGCARCGGCARCGGGCARCAGCARCR, from the coding sequence ATGAATGAATTTAAGAACGATCTTCAAAATTTGAACATGGATGCATTTAAATCGAGTGGAATGACGCCGAATGCTGGTCAAGGTCAAATGGATCCAAATAATGCTCGTTTGTGTATCGGCTTTTGTATTGGTTTTTGTATCGGGTTTTGTTCATGCGGCGGCTGTGGCGGGTGCGGCGGCTGCGGAGGTTGTGCAAGATGCGGTGGCTGTGCTCGCTGCGGAGGCGGCTGTGCCCGCTGTGCTGGTTGTGCCCGTTGCCGTTAG